From the Eremothecium cymbalariae DBVPG#7215 chromosome 6, complete sequence genome, one window contains:
- the MLH2 gene encoding mismatch repair protein MLH2 (similar to Ashbya gossypii AFR226C) yields MGIRTLEGNSSWKAISSSFIHTPPSVVKELLDNAVDAGASNVYVDIDANTGGCDYIAVRDDGVGVEQCDRALMCLNNTTSKISKYEDLRFCSNMGFRGIALFTIASLCNQQGSMEIVTRCKSEPHGFKWQVDINGKIKNDQINIVPFPKGTSITIRKHMCELNTKHSAASSKAKVSLEEISQLLIQYSLIFSNLRFHYYLVCLDDRGRVCQRNLQQHCDRKLSSLAALARYSGVQKPETDLFEFGPLTLSNGVIVSGVLPVMLGITETVNRRSIRVVSINKRLMTLSLSVGQQIKSTLSDLYRARLLLEPTMWIVNLECKPSLVNVDIEPAKNNVEIHDFKDILNKFKILLGPIIEDLHGIQRQNGEMMIQPLSSSFDILADDENDDILQILHTPHYSTAKATSNRKINADIESTLYEQSVSLASNPHHTTQMRTKTSNNFTRPNTGCSDGSEAWATTMYDKDSELGEPIRNSGSDLPSSLTYRYRELPDDDEDIELSKEVNLCNPFIISRMKSNRTTLLKTKQEGSSETVINSWDNIENNRYEASLSNCSFNIKRPLNSLQPVNRSSGSVFPDSKKRRQLASSQLVQSKLPLITRTATRNTIQKEKDTVLDLQSTDTAVGNDTTLVEETIKSNAIRRLDTFSEYSNNFTSRISYDRNNKTLLKLSKSIYKKEMTWLFRKGNPTLPLIDCVQRKTEELDSNVDLKLDQTASGWFIISI; encoded by the coding sequence ATGGGCATCAGAACATTAGAGGGCAACTCCAGTTGGAAAGCTATCTCAAGCTCATTTATACATACACCTCCTTCAGTGGTGAAAGAACTACTAGATAATGCTGTTGATGCCGGCGCCTCCAACGTTTATGTTGATATAGACGCTAATACTGGCGGCTGTGATTATATCGCTGTAAGAGATGATGGCGTTGGTGTTGAACAATGTGATAGGGCATTAATGTGTCTAAACAATACAACTTCCAAGATCTCGAAGTATGAAGATTTGAGATTCTGCAGTAACATGGGATTCCGCGGCATTGCTCTGTTTACCATAGCATCCTTATGCAACCAACAAGGTTCAATGGAAATTGTAACAAGATGCAAGAGTGAACCGCACGGGTTTAAATGGCAGGTTGATATCAATGGTAAAATAAAGAATGATCAAATAAACATTGTACCCTTTCCTAAGGGAACTAGTATAACGATACGAAAACATATGTGTGAGTTGAATACAAAGCATTCCGCCGCGTCATCCAAAGCGAAAGTCTCACTTGAGGAGATCTCGCAGTTACTTATCCAATACTCTCTAATATTCAGCAATTTGAGatttcattattatctGGTTTGTTTGGATGATCGTGGTCGTGTATGTCAGAGAAACTTACAACAACATTGTGACCGCAAACTATCAAGTCTAGCAGCTTTGGCAAGGTATTCTGGTGTACAAAAACCAGAAACTGACCTGTTTGAGTTTGGTCCTTTAACTCTTTCGAATGGTGTAATCGTCAGCGGCGTTCTTCCTGTTATGTTGGGAATCACAGAAACGGTTAACAGAAGGAGCATTAGAGTTGTGTCGATAAATAAAAGATTAATGACACTTTCTTTGTCGGTGGGCCAACAAATAAAGAGTACTCTCTCTGATTTATATCGCGCTAGGCTACTTTTAGAACCTACAATGTGGATTGTTAATTTAGAATGTAAACCGTCGTTGGTAAATGTGGATATTGAACCAGCAAAGAATAATGTTGAAATCCATGActttaaagatattttaaacaaatttaaGATACTTCTGGGACCCATAATTGAAGACTTACATGGAATTCAACGTCAGAATGGGGAGATGATGATCCAGCCATTAAGTTCATCCTTTGATATCTtagctgatgatgaaaatgatgatattcTCCAAATTTTGCACACTCCTCATTATTCAACCGCCAAGGCAACCTCTAATCGAAAAATCAATGCCGATATAGAATCCACATTGTATGAACAATCAGTTTCTTTAGCATCAAATCCTCACCATACTACTCAAATGCGCAcaaaaacatcaaataACTTCACCCGCCCAAATACAGGCTGTTCTGATGGTAGTGAAGCTTGGGCCACTACGATGTATGATAAGGATTCTGAGTTAGGGGAACCAATCCGGAATAGTGGTAGTGATCTTCCTTCGTCTCTAACTTATAGATATAGAGAATTGcctgatgatgatgaagatattgaactCTCTAAAGAAGTAAACCTCTGTAAtccatttattatttcaagAATGAAATCTAATAGAACAACGCTACTAAAAACCAAGCAAGAAGGCAGCAGTGAAACAGTCATAAATAGCTGGGACAACATCGAGAACAATAGATATGAAGCTAGCCTATCCAACTGTTCATTTAACATTAAGAGGCCCTTGAACTCACTACAGCCTGTTAATCGGTCATCTGGAAGCGTATTTCCAGATTCAAAAAAGCGACGGCAACTGGCTAGCTCTCAGTTAGTTCAATCAAAATTACCACTTATAACTAGGACGGCTACTAGAAATACTATACAGAAGGAGAAGGACACAGTGTTGGATCTTCAAAGCACTGATACTGCTGTTGGAAATGATACTACCTTAGTCGAAGAGACTATAAAATCAAATGCCATTAGAAGATTAGATACGTTCTCAGAATATTCGAATAATTTTACTTCCAGAATATCCTATGATcgaaataataaaacactGCTTAAACTATCAAAATCTATTTACAAGAAAGAGATGACTTGGTTATTTCGAAAGGGGAACCCTACGTTACCGTTAATCGACTGTgttcaaagaaaaacagAAGAGCTGGATAGTAACGTGGATTTAAAACTTGATCAAACAGCCAGTGGATGGTTTATAATCAGCATATAA